Proteins from a genomic interval of Equus quagga isolate Etosha38 chromosome 13, UCLA_HA_Equagga_1.0, whole genome shotgun sequence:
- the ADCY7 gene encoding adenylate cyclase type 7 isoform X2 codes for MPAKGRYFLNEGEEDPDEHALYEKYRLTSQHGPLLLTLLLVAVAACVALIVITFSQGDPSRNQAVLGTVFLMLAVFVALYVLVYVECLVRRWLRASALLIWACLVTLGYVLVFDSWRKAACASQQVPFFLFVVFVVYTLLPFSMQGAIVVGVISSTSHLLVLGTVMEIFTKPSVSVGLQLLAVAVVFLCVNLTGAFHKHQMQDASRDLFTYTVKCIQIRRKLRIEKRQQENLLLSVLPAHISMGMKLAIIERLKERGDRRCVPDNNFHSLYVKRHQNVSILYADIVGFTQLASDCSPKELVVVLNELFGKFDQIAKANECMRIKILGDCYYCVSGLPVSLPTHARNCVKMGLDMCEAINRVHITEATLNHLDKAYEVEDGHGQQRDPYLKEMNIRTYLVIDPRSQQPPPPSQHLPKPKGDAALKMRASVRMTRYLESWGAARPFAHLNHRESVSSSEPPVPSGRRPKAIPLRRHRTPDRSTSPKGRSEDDSYDDEMLSAIEGLSSTRPCCSTSDDFHACGFIFQEKGSEREYRLAPIPRARHYFACASLVFVCILLVHVLLMPRMAALGVSFGLVACVLGLVLGLCFADEILRCCPAWGTLRAISERVETHPLLRLSLAVLTIGSLLTIAIVNLPLTPFPAVELPAGNETNLRSVSSREKALCELLLYYTCSCILAFVACSVFLRMSLELKVVLLTVALVAYLVLLNIAPCWQWGCCGHSLGNVTKTNSTLSSPSCSWRDLQTTINFALVLFYVTLALLSRQIDYYCRLDCLWKQKFKKEHEEFETMENVNRLLLENVLPAHVAAHFIGDKLNEDWYHQSYDCVCVMFASVPDFKVFYTECDVNKEGLECLRLLNEIVADFDELLLKPKFSGVEKIKTIGSTYMAAAGLSVPSGHDNQDLERQHAHIGIMVEFSIALMSKLDGINRHSFNSFRLRVGINHGPVIAGVIGARKPQYDIWGNTVNVASRMESTGELGKIQVTEETSAILQGLGYSCECRGLINVKGKGELRTYFVCTDTAKFQGLGPN; via the exons GACCCCTCCAGAAACCAGGCTGTCCTGGGGACGGTATTCTTAATGCTCGCCGTGTTTGTGGCTCTCTATGTGCTGGTGTATGTCGAGTGCCTCGTCCGGCGGTGGCTCAGGGCCTCAGCACTGCTCATCTGGGCCTGCCTTGTGACGCTGGGCTACGTGCTGGTGTTTGACTCGTGGAGGAAGGCGGCCTGTGCGTCGCAGCAG GTGCCCTTCTTCCTGTTCGTTGTCTTCGTGGTGTACACACTCCTGCCCTTCAGCATGCAGGGGGCCATAGTGGTGGGGGTCATCTCCAGCACCTCCCACCTCCTGGTGCTTGGCACTGTCATGGAGATCTTCACAAAGCCCAGCGTCAGCGTGGGGCTGCAG CTGCTGGCTGTTGCCGTTGTCTTCCTGTGCGTGAACCTCACGGGCGCCTTCCATAAGCACCAGATGCAGGACGCCTCCCGTGACCTCTTCACCTACACTGTGAAGTGCATCCAGATCAGGCGTAAGCTGCGCATTGAGAAGCGCCAGCAG GAGAACTTGCTGCTGTCAGTGCTGCCGGCGCACATCTCCATGGGCATGAAGCTGGCCATCATCGAGAGGCTCAAGGAGCGGGGGGACCGCCGCTGTGTGCCGGACAACAACTTCCACAGCCTCTACGTGAAGCGGCACCAGAACGTTAG CATCCTCTACGCTGACATCGTGGGCTTCACGCAGCTGGCCAGCGACTGTTCCCCTAAGGAGCTGGTGGTGGTGCTGAACGAGCTCTTCGGCAAGTTCGACCAGATCGCCAAG GCCAATGAGTGCATGCGGATCAAGATCCTGGGCGACTGCTACTACTGCGTGTCGGGCCTGCCCGTGTCCCTGCCCACCCATGCCCGGAACTGTGTGAAGATGGGGCTCGACATGTGCGAGGCCATTAA CCGGGTGCACATCACAGAGGCGACGCTGAACCACCTGGACAAGGCGTACGaggtggaagatgggcacgggcaGCAGCGAGACCCCTACCTGAAAGAGATGAACATTCGCACCTACCTGGTCATCGACCCCCGG AGCCAGCAGCCACCCCCGCCCAGCCAACACCTCCCCAAGCCCAAGGGGGATGCGGCCCTGAAGATGCGGGCGTCCGTGCGCATGACCCGCTACCTCGAGTCCTGGGGGGCGGCGCGGCCCTTCGCACACCTCAACCACCGCGAGAGCGTGAGCAGCAGCGAGCCTCCTGTCCCCAGCGGGCGGAGGCCCAAG gcCATTCCCCTGCGGCGCCATCGGACCCCTGACAG AAGTACATCCCCCAAGGGGCGGTCTGAGGACGACTCCTACGATGACGAGATGCTCTCAGCCATCGAAGGGCTCAGCTCTACCAG gccctgctgctcCACGTCCGACGACTTCCATGCCTGCGGGTTCATCTTCCAGGAGAAGGGCTCCGAGCGAGAG TACCGCCTGGCGCCCATCCCCCGGGCCCGTCACTACTTTGCCTGTGCCAGTCTCGTCTTCGTCTGCATCCTGCTCGTCCATGTCCTGCTGATGCCCAG gaTGGCAGCTCTGGGCGTGTCCTTCGGGCTGGTGGCCTGCGTGCTGGGGTTGGTGCTGGGCCTGTGCTTTGCTGACGAGATCTTG AGGTGCTGCCCAGCCTGGGGGACACTCCGGGCCATCTCTGAGAGGGTGGAGACGCATCCCCTGCTGCGGCTGTCCCTGGCTGTGCTGACCATCGGCAGCCTGCTCACCATTGCCATCGTCAACCTG CCGCTGACTCCGTTCCCAGCCGTGGAGCTGCCTGCTGGCAATGAGACAAACCTGAGGTCTGTGAGCAGCAGGGAGAAGGCCCTGTGCGAGCTCCTCCTG TATTACACCTGCAGCTGCATCCTGGCCTTTGTGGCTTGCTCTGTTTTCCTGCGGATGAGCCTGGAGCTGAAGGTCGTGCTTTTGACAGTGGCCTTGGTGGCCTACCTGGTGCTTCTCAACATCGCCCCATGCTGGCAGTGGGGCTGCTGTGGCCACAGCCTGGGCAACGTCACCAAGACCAACAGCACCCTCAG CTCCCCTTCCTGCTCGTGGAGGGACCTGCAGACGACGATCAACTTCGCCCTGGTTCTGTTTTACGTCACCCTCGCCTTGCTGTCCCGACAG ATTGACTATTACTGCCGCTTGGATTGTTTGTGGAAGCAGAAGTTCAAGAAGGAGCACGAGGAGTTTGAAACCATGGAGAACGTGAACCGCCTGCTTCTGGAGAATGTGCTGCCAGCCCACGTGGCCGCCCACTTCATTGGTGACAAGTTAAACGAG GACTGGTACCATCAGTCGTACGACTGCGTCTGTGTCATGTTTGCGTCCGTGCCAGACTTCAAAGTGTTCTACACTGAGTGTGACGTCAACAAGGAAGGCCTGGAGTGCCTGCGCCTGCTGAACGAGATTGTCGCTGACTTTGACGAG CTCCTGCTAAAGCCCAAGTTCAGTGGTGTGGAGAAGATCAAGACCATCGGCAGCACGTACATGGCAGCTGCAGGGCTCAGTGTCCCCTCAGGGCACGACAACCAG GACCTGGAGCGCCAGCACGCCCACATTGGCATCATGGTGGAGTTCAGCATCGCCCTGATGAGCAAGCTGGACGGCATCAACAGGCACTCCTTCAACTCCTTCCGCCTCCGAGTCG GCATAAACCACGGGCCTGTGATTGCTGGAGTGATCGGGGCGCGAAAACCTCAGTATGACATCTGGGGAAACACGGTTAACGTTGCCAGCCGAATGGAGAGCACTGGGGAACTTGGGAAAATCCAG gttACCGAAGAGACAAGTGCCATCCTCCAGGGACTAGGTTATTCTTGTGAATGCCGTGGACTGATCAACGTCAAAGGCAAAGGCGAGCTGAGGACTTACTTTGTCTGTACAGACACTGCCAAGTTTCAAGGGCTGGGGCCCAACTGA
- the ADCY7 gene encoding adenylate cyclase type 7 isoform X1: MPAKGRYFLNEGEEDPDEHALYEKYRLTSQHGPLLLTLLLVAVAACVALIVITFSQGDPSRNQAVLGTVFLMLAVFVALYVLVYVECLVRRWLRASALLIWACLVTLGYVLVFDSWRKAACASQQVPFFLFVVFVVYTLLPFSMQGAIVVGVISSTSHLLVLGTVMEIFTKPSVSVGLQLLAVAVVFLCVNLTGAFHKHQMQDASRDLFTYTVKCIQIRRKLRIEKRQQENLLLSVLPAHISMGMKLAIIERLKERGDRRCVPDNNFHSLYVKRHQNVSILYADIVGFTQLASDCSPKELVVVLNELFGKFDQIAKANECMRIKILGDCYYCVSGLPVSLPTHARNCVKMGLDMCEAIKQVREATGVDISMRVGIHSGNVLCGVIGLRKWQYDVWSHDVSLANRMEAAGVPGRVHITEATLNHLDKAYEVEDGHGQQRDPYLKEMNIRTYLVIDPRSQQPPPPSQHLPKPKGDAALKMRASVRMTRYLESWGAARPFAHLNHRESVSSSEPPVPSGRRPKAIPLRRHRTPDRSTSPKGRSEDDSYDDEMLSAIEGLSSTRPCCSTSDDFHACGFIFQEKGSEREYRLAPIPRARHYFACASLVFVCILLVHVLLMPRMAALGVSFGLVACVLGLVLGLCFADEILRCCPAWGTLRAISERVETHPLLRLSLAVLTIGSLLTIAIVNLPLTPFPAVELPAGNETNLRSVSSREKALCELLLYYTCSCILAFVACSVFLRMSLELKVVLLTVALVAYLVLLNIAPCWQWGCCGHSLGNVTKTNSTLSSPSCSWRDLQTTINFALVLFYVTLALLSRQIDYYCRLDCLWKQKFKKEHEEFETMENVNRLLLENVLPAHVAAHFIGDKLNEDWYHQSYDCVCVMFASVPDFKVFYTECDVNKEGLECLRLLNEIVADFDELLLKPKFSGVEKIKTIGSTYMAAAGLSVPSGHDNQDLERQHAHIGIMVEFSIALMSKLDGINRHSFNSFRLRVGINHGPVIAGVIGARKPQYDIWGNTVNVASRMESTGELGKIQVTEETSAILQGLGYSCECRGLINVKGKGELRTYFVCTDTAKFQGLGPN, from the exons GACCCCTCCAGAAACCAGGCTGTCCTGGGGACGGTATTCTTAATGCTCGCCGTGTTTGTGGCTCTCTATGTGCTGGTGTATGTCGAGTGCCTCGTCCGGCGGTGGCTCAGGGCCTCAGCACTGCTCATCTGGGCCTGCCTTGTGACGCTGGGCTACGTGCTGGTGTTTGACTCGTGGAGGAAGGCGGCCTGTGCGTCGCAGCAG GTGCCCTTCTTCCTGTTCGTTGTCTTCGTGGTGTACACACTCCTGCCCTTCAGCATGCAGGGGGCCATAGTGGTGGGGGTCATCTCCAGCACCTCCCACCTCCTGGTGCTTGGCACTGTCATGGAGATCTTCACAAAGCCCAGCGTCAGCGTGGGGCTGCAG CTGCTGGCTGTTGCCGTTGTCTTCCTGTGCGTGAACCTCACGGGCGCCTTCCATAAGCACCAGATGCAGGACGCCTCCCGTGACCTCTTCACCTACACTGTGAAGTGCATCCAGATCAGGCGTAAGCTGCGCATTGAGAAGCGCCAGCAG GAGAACTTGCTGCTGTCAGTGCTGCCGGCGCACATCTCCATGGGCATGAAGCTGGCCATCATCGAGAGGCTCAAGGAGCGGGGGGACCGCCGCTGTGTGCCGGACAACAACTTCCACAGCCTCTACGTGAAGCGGCACCAGAACGTTAG CATCCTCTACGCTGACATCGTGGGCTTCACGCAGCTGGCCAGCGACTGTTCCCCTAAGGAGCTGGTGGTGGTGCTGAACGAGCTCTTCGGCAAGTTCGACCAGATCGCCAAG GCCAATGAGTGCATGCGGATCAAGATCCTGGGCGACTGCTACTACTGCGTGTCGGGCCTGCCCGTGTCCCTGCCCACCCATGCCCGGAACTGTGTGAAGATGGGGCTCGACATGTGCGAGGCCATTAA GCAGGTGCGGGAGGCCACGGGCGTGGACATCAGCATGCGTGTGGGTATACATTCAGGAAACGTGCTGTGTGGTGTTATTGGGCTGCGCAAGTGGCAGTACGACGTGTGGTCCCATGACGTGTCCCTGGCCAACCGGATGGAGGCGGCTGGAGTCCCCGG CCGGGTGCACATCACAGAGGCGACGCTGAACCACCTGGACAAGGCGTACGaggtggaagatgggcacgggcaGCAGCGAGACCCCTACCTGAAAGAGATGAACATTCGCACCTACCTGGTCATCGACCCCCGG AGCCAGCAGCCACCCCCGCCCAGCCAACACCTCCCCAAGCCCAAGGGGGATGCGGCCCTGAAGATGCGGGCGTCCGTGCGCATGACCCGCTACCTCGAGTCCTGGGGGGCGGCGCGGCCCTTCGCACACCTCAACCACCGCGAGAGCGTGAGCAGCAGCGAGCCTCCTGTCCCCAGCGGGCGGAGGCCCAAG gcCATTCCCCTGCGGCGCCATCGGACCCCTGACAG AAGTACATCCCCCAAGGGGCGGTCTGAGGACGACTCCTACGATGACGAGATGCTCTCAGCCATCGAAGGGCTCAGCTCTACCAG gccctgctgctcCACGTCCGACGACTTCCATGCCTGCGGGTTCATCTTCCAGGAGAAGGGCTCCGAGCGAGAG TACCGCCTGGCGCCCATCCCCCGGGCCCGTCACTACTTTGCCTGTGCCAGTCTCGTCTTCGTCTGCATCCTGCTCGTCCATGTCCTGCTGATGCCCAG gaTGGCAGCTCTGGGCGTGTCCTTCGGGCTGGTGGCCTGCGTGCTGGGGTTGGTGCTGGGCCTGTGCTTTGCTGACGAGATCTTG AGGTGCTGCCCAGCCTGGGGGACACTCCGGGCCATCTCTGAGAGGGTGGAGACGCATCCCCTGCTGCGGCTGTCCCTGGCTGTGCTGACCATCGGCAGCCTGCTCACCATTGCCATCGTCAACCTG CCGCTGACTCCGTTCCCAGCCGTGGAGCTGCCTGCTGGCAATGAGACAAACCTGAGGTCTGTGAGCAGCAGGGAGAAGGCCCTGTGCGAGCTCCTCCTG TATTACACCTGCAGCTGCATCCTGGCCTTTGTGGCTTGCTCTGTTTTCCTGCGGATGAGCCTGGAGCTGAAGGTCGTGCTTTTGACAGTGGCCTTGGTGGCCTACCTGGTGCTTCTCAACATCGCCCCATGCTGGCAGTGGGGCTGCTGTGGCCACAGCCTGGGCAACGTCACCAAGACCAACAGCACCCTCAG CTCCCCTTCCTGCTCGTGGAGGGACCTGCAGACGACGATCAACTTCGCCCTGGTTCTGTTTTACGTCACCCTCGCCTTGCTGTCCCGACAG ATTGACTATTACTGCCGCTTGGATTGTTTGTGGAAGCAGAAGTTCAAGAAGGAGCACGAGGAGTTTGAAACCATGGAGAACGTGAACCGCCTGCTTCTGGAGAATGTGCTGCCAGCCCACGTGGCCGCCCACTTCATTGGTGACAAGTTAAACGAG GACTGGTACCATCAGTCGTACGACTGCGTCTGTGTCATGTTTGCGTCCGTGCCAGACTTCAAAGTGTTCTACACTGAGTGTGACGTCAACAAGGAAGGCCTGGAGTGCCTGCGCCTGCTGAACGAGATTGTCGCTGACTTTGACGAG CTCCTGCTAAAGCCCAAGTTCAGTGGTGTGGAGAAGATCAAGACCATCGGCAGCACGTACATGGCAGCTGCAGGGCTCAGTGTCCCCTCAGGGCACGACAACCAG GACCTGGAGCGCCAGCACGCCCACATTGGCATCATGGTGGAGTTCAGCATCGCCCTGATGAGCAAGCTGGACGGCATCAACAGGCACTCCTTCAACTCCTTCCGCCTCCGAGTCG GCATAAACCACGGGCCTGTGATTGCTGGAGTGATCGGGGCGCGAAAACCTCAGTATGACATCTGGGGAAACACGGTTAACGTTGCCAGCCGAATGGAGAGCACTGGGGAACTTGGGAAAATCCAG gttACCGAAGAGACAAGTGCCATCCTCCAGGGACTAGGTTATTCTTGTGAATGCCGTGGACTGATCAACGTCAAAGGCAAAGGCGAGCTGAGGACTTACTTTGTCTGTACAGACACTGCCAAGTTTCAAGGGCTGGGGCCCAACTGA